From Flavobacterium alkalisoli, the proteins below share one genomic window:
- a CDS encoding sugar 3,4-ketoisomerase, translating to MKNNITINDLQIISLPRIEDRRGNLSVIEKDILPFEFKRVYYLYDVPGGAERGGHAHKNLQQFLIALSGSFDVVLHDGKDETTVALNLPHKGLLIPTGIWRELKNFSSGAVCLVLASDVYLEEDYIRDFNEFLEFKK from the coding sequence ATGAAGAACAATATAACAATTAACGATTTACAGATAATTTCATTACCCAGAATTGAGGATAGGAGGGGTAACCTTTCAGTAATTGAAAAAGATATTCTTCCTTTTGAATTTAAAAGGGTTTATTATTTATATGACGTTCCTGGTGGTGCAGAAAGAGGAGGGCATGCTCATAAAAATCTTCAGCAGTTTTTAATAGCACTCAGTGGCAGTTTTGATGTGGTATTGCATGATGGAAAAGACGAAACAACTGTAGCCCTTAACTTACCTCATAAAGGGCTGTTAATACCTACGGGTATTTGGAGAGAGCTTAAAAACTTCTCTTCCGGTGCAGTTTGTTTGGTGCTGGCATCAGATGTATATCTTGAAGAAGACTATATAAGAGATTTTAATGAATTTCTTGAATTTAAGAAATGA
- a CDS encoding glycosyltransferase family 2 protein, which produces MNRSSLDFLKPMFVSHFSDYSILVINQTTQNNLLQSDYPSVRVINSFEKGLSKSRNMALQNAKGELCVIADDDIQYKDDFQEKILRVFNENPDTAIAGFRVVNPEGTLFKKYPKARLINPDTLQLLSIMSVEMVLNKTVIHDEIKFDERFGLGAQFTMGEEGVFIFGLLNRGFKIIMEPEVLLQHPKEHTNLKISVSEKYYVQGAFIYKIFHKNYFMWLFVKIFFDLKQGKIKFGDIKTAWRAAAKGKKDLNRI; this is translated from the coding sequence ATGAACCGTAGTTCACTTGACTTCTTAAAACCAATGTTTGTTTCTCATTTCTCTGATTATTCAATATTGGTTATAAATCAGACAACACAGAATAATTTGCTTCAGTCGGATTATCCAAGCGTTAGGGTAATTAATTCTTTTGAAAAAGGATTAAGTAAAAGCCGTAACATGGCCCTGCAAAATGCAAAAGGGGAGCTATGTGTTATAGCTGATGACGATATACAATATAAGGATGATTTTCAGGAAAAAATACTCAGAGTGTTTAATGAAAATCCCGATACTGCAATTGCTGGTTTTAGGGTTGTAAATCCCGAGGGAACTTTGTTTAAAAAATATCCCAAAGCAAGATTAATAAATCCTGATACATTACAGCTTTTAAGTATAATGTCGGTAGAAATGGTGTTAAATAAAACTGTTATACATGATGAAATAAAATTTGATGAAAGATTTGGATTAGGTGCTCAGTTTACAATGGGAGAGGAAGGTGTTTTTATTTTTGGCTTGCTAAACAGAGGCTTTAAGATTATAATGGAACCTGAGGTTTTATTGCAACATCCTAAAGAGCATACTAATTTAAAAATATCAGTTTCTGAAAAGTACTATGTACAGGGCGCTTTTATCTATAAAATATTTCATAAGAATTATTTTATGTGGTTATTTGTTAAGATATTTTTTGACTTGAAACAGGGAAAAATTAAATTTGGAGATATAAAAACAGCGTGGAGAGCTGCTGCGAAAGGGAAAAAAGACCTGAACAGAATATGA
- a CDS encoding glycosyltransferase, which yields MKILLLGEYSRLHNSLKEGLTALGHKVIIVGTGDNFKKFDTDYSIYPKLFNDYWFLRKFKNLIYKLTGYNLEETEKGYRFNKLLPKLRGFDHIQLINSDAVESQPKHALKLYKKLLNQNRQMSLLICGDDTPIIKYCLSGNLKYSILTPYLEKRAPESDFTYSLKYLRPAYKKLFEWVKNNSACLVTSDLDYEVPMKAMGYKTNFIPNPINTDTITYNQPDITDKIVIFLGINRLSYVKKGINFFEESLTIIQEKYRDKVEIIITENVPYNEYIKLYDRAHILLDQTYGYDQGYNALEAMAKGKVVFTGAEAEFSQQYNLTERVAINALPDTKAIVNELSYLIENPNEIKAISLRARAFIEKEHNYIKIAEKYLKAWK from the coding sequence ATGAAAATACTTTTACTTGGCGAATATAGCAGGCTTCACAATTCCTTAAAGGAAGGTTTAACCGCTTTAGGCCATAAAGTAATTATAGTAGGAACAGGAGACAACTTTAAAAAGTTTGATACTGACTATTCAATATACCCAAAGCTTTTTAACGATTATTGGTTTTTAAGAAAATTTAAAAATCTTATTTACAAACTAACCGGATATAATTTAGAGGAGACTGAAAAAGGATATCGGTTTAATAAACTATTACCTAAACTAAGAGGTTTTGACCATATACAGTTAATTAATTCTGACGCTGTTGAATCTCAGCCTAAGCATGCTTTAAAGCTTTACAAAAAGCTTTTAAACCAAAACAGGCAAATGAGTCTGCTAATTTGTGGAGACGATACACCTATTATAAAGTATTGCCTTAGCGGAAACCTTAAATACTCTATACTTACCCCATATCTTGAAAAAAGAGCTCCTGAAAGTGATTTTACATACTCTCTTAAATACCTTAGACCTGCATATAAAAAGCTTTTTGAATGGGTAAAAAACAATTCCGCTTGCCTTGTAACTTCCGATTTGGATTATGAGGTACCCATGAAGGCAATGGGATATAAAACTAACTTTATACCAAACCCTATAAATACGGATACCATAACGTATAACCAGCCGGATATAACGGATAAGATTGTCATCTTTTTAGGTATTAACCGATTGAGCTATGTAAAAAAAGGAATTAACTTTTTTGAAGAATCCCTAACCATAATACAGGAAAAATACAGAGACAAAGTAGAGATTATAATTACCGAGAACGTACCCTATAACGAATACATAAAACTGTATGACAGGGCACATATATTACTGGATCAAACCTATGGTTATGACCAAGGGTATAATGCCTTAGAAGCTATGGCAAAAGGAAAGGTAGTTTTTACCGGTGCAGAGGCCGAGTTTTCCCAACAATATAATCTTACAGAGAGAGTAGCCATAAATGCGTTACCCGATACAAAGGCAATTGTTAACGAACTATCTTACCTTATTGAAAATCCAAATGAAATAAAAGCGATAAGCCTAAGAGCCAGAGCTTTTATAGAGAAAGAGCATAACTATATTAAAATTGCAGAAAAGTACCTCAAGGCTTGGAAATAA
- a CDS encoding T9SS type A sorting domain-containing protein: MKNVCLYICILLSLLGFAQDPNNHWQMGSLDFDFSTDPVQINTIGQGNPEYNGGATISDANGNLLFYFNEGNNELRDRNHDLIETVLYQGGGLPMGKSSIILPYPGNINKFYVFWGYSEQILCCPVHSFYMYSIVDFTNNPLGEAIDFNSQVGSYDNTKAKMLRDNNGVEIDNDGNQRAIAYSENAAGTGYWVIVEFEGKIFSFSVTQSGVSSVPVASYAPTVYQGDNNMMRIAPDYSNPSITKLYTSSTGNYVNSFDFNKSTGMLSNYQQISLGSYSENGFELSPDNSKMYVISSVGTIIVKDLTSLSTAPRVLYQYANPSLQASGSFLQKDKHGNVLVGGNTSYIHKVQNPNSFQNSSVQTNYVYLNGETIDAFPQLQPSTLFVPSCIDDITLSTIETNASYSYEVDNTITTNNNYSVSSGKNITFKAGNAVYLKANTHLRAGSVVVVKIEECELISLKPAKLTSKMYDDDDLSDNEYLKSFVMYPNPSNSVSTIKLDNGVITRLTVTSIEGVTMYNGSPLQSSFDLDISNYRQGIYIVTVETQKGEIFTEKLMKN; encoded by the coding sequence ATGAAAAACGTATGTTTATATATATGCATTTTGCTTAGTTTATTAGGCTTTGCGCAAGATCCTAATAATCATTGGCAAATGGGTTCGTTAGATTTTGATTTTTCTACAGATCCTGTTCAGATAAATACAATTGGACAAGGGAATCCGGAATATAATGGAGGAGCAACAATAAGTGATGCTAATGGTAATTTGTTATTTTATTTTAATGAAGGAAATAATGAATTAAGGGATAGAAATCATGATCTTATAGAAACTGTACTTTATCAAGGAGGAGGCCTGCCAATGGGTAAAAGTAGCATAATTCTTCCTTATCCGGGAAACATAAATAAATTTTATGTTTTTTGGGGATATTCTGAGCAAATTCTTTGTTGTCCGGTTCATAGTTTTTATATGTATTCAATTGTAGATTTTACCAATAATCCTTTAGGAGAAGCGATTGACTTTAATAGTCAAGTTGGTTCATATGATAATACAAAAGCAAAAATGTTAAGGGATAACAATGGTGTAGAAATTGACAATGATGGTAATCAAAGAGCAATAGCTTATTCTGAAAATGCTGCGGGAACCGGCTATTGGGTTATTGTTGAATTTGAAGGGAAAATATTTAGTTTTTCAGTTACTCAAAGCGGAGTAAGTTCTGTTCCTGTAGCATCGTATGCTCCAACTGTTTATCAAGGAGATAACAATATGATGAGAATAGCGCCTGATTACTCTAATCCAAGCATTACAAAACTTTATACCTCATCAACAGGGAATTATGTTAATAGTTTTGATTTTAATAAATCGACAGGAATGCTATCTAATTATCAGCAAATCTCACTAGGCTCTTATAGCGAAAATGGGTTTGAGTTGTCTCCCGATAATTCAAAAATGTATGTAATATCATCAGTTGGTACTATTATTGTAAAAGACCTTACCTCACTTTCAACTGCTCCAAGGGTTTTATATCAATATGCAAACCCCTCTTTACAGGCTTCGGGATCTTTCTTGCAAAAAGACAAACATGGAAATGTTTTAGTTGGAGGGAATACATCCTATATTCATAAAGTACAGAATCCTAATTCTTTTCAAAATTCATCGGTACAAACTAATTATGTTTATCTGAATGGAGAAACTATAGATGCTTTTCCACAGTTACAACCTTCTACTTTATTTGTACCATCATGTATAGATGATATTACACTATCAACTATTGAAACGAATGCAAGCTATTCTTATGAAGTTGATAATACAATAACTACAAATAATAATTACTCTGTAAGTTCTGGAAAGAATATTACTTTTAAAGCAGGCAATGCAGTTTATTTAAAAGCTAATACACATTTAAGAGCTGGTAGTGTTGTTGTTGTCAAAATTGAAGAATGTGAATTGATATCTTTAAAACCAGCTAAACTGACATCAAAAATGTATGATGATGACGATTTAAGTGATAATGAATATCTTAAAAGTTTTGTAATGTATCCTAATCCTAGTAACAGTGTTTCTACAATTAAGCTGGATAATGGAGTAATTACAAGGCTAACAGTTACTTCTATTGAAGGGGTAACAATGTATAATGGTAGTCCTCTTCAAAGTTCGTTTGATTTAGATATCTCAAACTACAGGCAAGGTATATATATTGTAACTGTAGAAACTCAAAAAGGAGAAATCTTTACAGAGAAATTAATGAAAAATTAA
- a CDS encoding O-antigen translocase has product MKLINKIKGNPVLKVFSLNSLSVGIRLAGGIIISKIIAQFLGPAGLALIGNLRNVLSITDSVSTLGFQNGIVKYVAEHQKEETKLKEILSTVFFVLLGVVAVLSIGVFFGAGYFSEVFFKDAAYKWIFKMIAFAMPWYAGNIFLISILNGLGNYKKVIKVNISGNVFGVLLSAVLIIYHQLNGALIAVALSPALLFIFSFIMLRGEISLSTFIRKPFFKVTILKNLFYYSLMTLVTVVTGSLVTLYIRNLIIDLYGEIQGGYWEAVNRFSSYYLMFISTLLTVYFLPKLSTAITNKETKTVFYSYYKTVMPLFGIGLFLVFVFKYVIITTLLSDEFLPVGPLFKWQLAGDFLKACSIILGYEFFAKKMTKAFIATEIFSFVTLYLSATYFIKQYGAEGAVMAHAFTYALYLGLLLVVFRKKIFA; this is encoded by the coding sequence TTGAAGTTAATCAATAAGATAAAAGGCAATCCTGTTCTTAAGGTTTTTTCCCTTAACTCCCTTAGTGTGGGGATAAGGTTGGCGGGAGGCATAATAATTTCAAAAATCATTGCGCAATTTCTTGGCCCTGCAGGACTCGCACTTATTGGTAATTTAAGAAACGTACTTTCCATAACCGATTCAGTTTCTACACTTGGCTTTCAAAACGGTATTGTTAAATATGTAGCCGAACATCAGAAAGAGGAAACAAAGCTTAAAGAGATTTTAAGTACTGTTTTTTTTGTTTTGTTAGGAGTAGTAGCAGTACTAAGTATCGGTGTTTTTTTTGGTGCCGGTTATTTTAGCGAAGTGTTTTTTAAGGATGCAGCTTATAAATGGATTTTTAAAATGATAGCTTTTGCTATGCCCTGGTATGCAGGGAATATCTTTTTAATTTCTATATTAAACGGTTTAGGTAATTATAAAAAAGTAATAAAGGTTAATATTTCAGGAAATGTTTTTGGGGTATTACTTTCGGCCGTTCTTATTATTTACCATCAGCTAAACGGAGCGTTAATAGCTGTAGCACTTAGCCCGGCATTACTTTTTATTTTTTCCTTTATTATGTTAAGGGGAGAAATATCTCTTTCAACATTTATCAGAAAACCTTTTTTTAAGGTTACGATACTTAAAAATCTGTTTTATTACAGTTTAATGACTCTGGTTACTGTAGTTACGGGTTCTTTGGTTACTTTGTACATAAGAAATCTTATAATTGATTTGTATGGGGAGATACAGGGGGGGTATTGGGAAGCGGTTAACCGTTTTTCATCCTATTATCTTATGTTTATTTCCACTTTACTAACGGTCTATTTTTTACCAAAGTTAAGTACGGCGATAACCAATAAAGAAACCAAAACTGTATTTTATAGTTACTATAAAACGGTAATGCCACTTTTTGGTATAGGACTGTTTCTGGTTTTTGTTTTTAAGTATGTAATTATTACAACTCTCTTAAGTGACGAGTTTTTACCTGTTGGCCCACTTTTTAAATGGCAGTTAGCGGGCGACTTTTTAAAAGCATGTTCTATTATTTTAGGGTATGAGTTTTTTGCCAAGAAAATGACAAAGGCATTTATAGCAACTGAGATTTTTTCATTTGTAACGCTGTATTTATCTGCAACATATTTTATAAAACAGTATGGAGCAGAAGGTGCTGTTATGGCTCATGCCTTTACCTATGCTTTATATTTAGGACTTTTATTAGTGGTTTTTAGGAAGAAAATATTCGCCTAA
- a CDS encoding FemAB family protein: MYRVEKYTVDYYTQWNDFVSRSKNGTFLFHRDFMEYHSDRFIDYSLLVFENDKVVALFPANSKDDIIYSHQGLTYGGFLLENKSLGEKTEQVVNAAFQFLSEKGFKKGIIKQILPIYHKYPAFEADYALFSKGANIIRRDMNLAIDYSLPLTISKSKMKHYRRVSSLGMEIRQDNNFKDFWQNVLVPRLAARHNAKPVHTLEEIELLQSRFPENIFQYNVYYNDEIVSGITLFDSGTVVKSQYGATTGRGEELRALDYLFITLIEKFSNTKRFFDMGTVTEADGYNAGLLKQKEELGCNVYIQDFYEVTITE; this comes from the coding sequence ATGTACAGAGTTGAGAAATATACGGTTGATTATTACACACAATGGAATGATTTCGTGAGCCGTTCTAAAAACGGTACGTTTTTGTTTCATCGTGATTTTATGGAGTATCACAGCGACCGTTTTATTGATTACTCATTACTTGTGTTTGAAAATGATAAAGTGGTAGCGCTTTTTCCGGCTAACAGTAAAGATGATATTATATATTCCCATCAGGGGCTTACATACGGAGGGTTTCTGTTAGAGAATAAAAGCCTGGGAGAAAAAACAGAGCAGGTTGTTAATGCCGCCTTTCAATTCCTTTCAGAAAAAGGATTTAAAAAAGGTATCATAAAACAAATATTGCCCATATACCATAAATATCCTGCTTTTGAAGCTGATTATGCCCTTTTCAGTAAAGGCGCTAATATTATCCGCAGGGATATGAACCTGGCGATTGATTATTCGCTTCCGCTTACAATTTCCAAAAGTAAAATGAAACATTACAGGCGGGTAAGCAGTTTGGGAATGGAAATAAGGCAGGATAATAATTTTAAAGATTTTTGGCAAAACGTTCTTGTTCCCAGACTTGCAGCTAGGCATAATGCAAAGCCAGTACACACTCTTGAAGAAATAGAGCTATTGCAAAGCCGTTTTCCTGAAAACATATTTCAGTATAATGTTTATTATAATGACGAAATAGTATCAGGAATAACCCTTTTTGATTCGGGAACAGTTGTTAAATCGCAATATGGTGCTACTACAGGTAGGGGCGAAGAGTTAAGGGCGTTGGACTACCTTTTTATAACCCTTATTGAAAAGTTTAGTAATACCAAACGTTTTTTTGATATGGGTACTGTTACAGAAGCAGACGGATATAATGCCGGATTACTTAAGCAGAAAGAGGAGCTGGGCTGTAATGTATATATCCAGGATTTTTATGAGGTAACAATAACTGAATAG
- a CDS encoding class I SAM-dependent methyltransferase: protein MQTQNRHASSFRDPSGYIFTENDTVLRQVNPVYFKQYNSLKNKGFYDKLFKAGLLIPHEEVKADDNGIVIRPENIPFFSYPYEWSFNQYKHAALHTLKLQKYCIQNGYSLKDATAFNITFHKGKPVFVDSLSFDFYTDGEPWRAYRQFLMHFFAPLLLAKYYGNDILKLLMQHIDGIPLDKAAKMLPFKCRFSPVIYTNIYLTAKYDAKYSNSVGAEKERKINISKEAQIKILDSLYNYIKDLELNEKTEWKDYYSITNYDAEAFDYKKDLVRKWYGSVNASKLIDFGGNDGTFSRVLKDLAEEILVTDIDPNAVDQNYLQVLKNKESNILPLVSDLVNPVPGIGLNNAERDSLLDRIKKGNYDMAMALALIHHISLTGNVPFSMSANLFASLTPYLIIEFPDRGDSWVDFLLNSKREFKGHFDGYNITDFEKEYSVYFDIVEKQLIPNTQRTMYLLKRK, encoded by the coding sequence ATGCAGACACAAAATAGGCATGCTTCTTCGTTCAGGGATCCGTCGGGATATATTTTTACAGAGAATGATACTGTATTAAGACAGGTAAACCCTGTATACTTTAAGCAATATAATTCGCTTAAGAATAAAGGGTTTTATGATAAGCTTTTTAAAGCGGGTCTTCTTATCCCGCATGAAGAAGTAAAGGCAGATGATAATGGAATTGTAATTAGGCCTGAAAATATTCCGTTTTTTTCCTATCCATACGAATGGAGTTTTAATCAGTACAAACATGCTGCGCTTCATACCTTAAAACTGCAGAAATACTGTATTCAAAATGGTTATTCGCTTAAGGATGCCACAGCATTTAATATTACGTTTCATAAAGGAAAGCCTGTTTTTGTAGACAGCCTTTCTTTTGATTTTTATACAGATGGTGAGCCGTGGAGAGCCTACAGGCAGTTTTTAATGCATTTTTTTGCCCCATTACTTTTGGCAAAGTATTATGGTAACGATATACTTAAGCTGCTTATGCAGCATATAGATGGTATTCCGCTGGATAAGGCTGCAAAAATGTTACCTTTTAAATGCAGGTTTAGTCCGGTTATTTATACCAATATTTATCTTACGGCTAAGTATGATGCCAAGTACAGCAATAGTGTAGGTGCAGAAAAAGAAAGGAAAATAAATATTTCAAAAGAGGCACAAATCAAGATATTAGATTCGCTCTACAACTACATTAAAGATCTTGAGCTTAATGAAAAGACAGAGTGGAAAGACTATTATAGTATAACCAATTATGATGCTGAAGCTTTTGATTACAAAAAGGATTTGGTTAGAAAATGGTATGGAAGTGTAAATGCTTCTAAGCTTATTGATTTTGGCGGTAATGACGGTACTTTTTCGCGAGTGCTTAAAGATTTGGCAGAGGAAATACTGGTAACCGACATTGACCCCAATGCTGTAGACCAAAACTACCTACAGGTCTTAAAAAACAAAGAGAGTAATATATTACCACTGGTTAGCGACCTGGTGAATCCGGTTCCCGGAATAGGACTCAACAATGCCGAAAGGGATTCCTTGCTGGATAGGATTAAAAAAGGTAACTATGATATGGCTATGGCACTTGCCCTTATACATCATATATCCCTTACGGGAAATGTGCCGTTTAGTATGTCGGCAAATCTGTTTGCTTCTTTAACGCCTTATCTTATTATTGAGTTTCCGGACAGGGGAGACTCTTGGGTAGACTTCCTTTTAAACAGTAAACGTGAGTTTAAAGGTCATTTTGACGGTTATAACATTACCGATTTTGAAAAGGAATACAGTGTGTATTTTGATATAGTAGAAAAACAACTTATACCTAATACACAAAGGACGATGTATTTACTAAAAAGAAAATAA
- a CDS encoding T9SS type B sorting domain-containing protein codes for MKRKLLSIFLMLFAVSSLYSQVDIQLYEQFNGKYDFTFVGNTLNTIPNGAGLDCSILTSSSAELNLNPDDQIFKAYLYWAGSGTGDFEIQLNGQDVVATRTFPVVFVSTSDLIPRDFFSAFADVTSLVQTTGNGTYTVSELDLTDVINNDVPPSSNLYCQNGTNFGGWAIFVVYENDNLPLNQLNLYDGLQFVPTSIDITLPSLNVIDNIGASIGFIAWEGDANIANNEVLSINGNVLGNPPLNPSNNAFNGTNSVTGASDMYNMDLDIYNIQNMIQIGDESAEISLQSAQDFVMVNAIITKLNSQLPDATIEVTDVRQECNSLSLDVDYTVYNTNSTDPLPAGTPIAVYANGILVGTTQTQTELPIDGNENGTITINLPPDTPVDFELVFVVDDNGNGTGSITETNENNNSFTVNVTRWVSPPLQQPEDITVCETANNSGIGIFDFSAYEEDLKNSPTDIVRFYTSQDNANNDIDHITNPENYTSNGPAQEIFVRLEDEHGCYTIGSFFLYAVDCLFPDATITAYDVVKTCDSRIIEVSYTVYNLDSDDILPAGTPISIYANGQFIEYTETLMNIPIGGSEEGTITLTIPDALPMDFELTFVVDDTGDGTGIIQETDETNNTYTISVSLVASPTITGLEDIISCNEGYGLGTFDFSDYAQSLKNDPDDTVNFYLTQQDAEQGVNPINNTTGFVTTTNPQEIFVRLNDEFCYTIASFLLYTKNCPPQTYNYVTPNGDGINDTFFVRGLRNIFLNFKMKIYNRWGRLVWVGDHSMEDWDGVATEEKVGSDNNTVPVGTYYFVLELNDPDYPEPIVGWVYVSK; via the coding sequence GTGAAAAGAAAACTACTCTCCATTTTTTTAATGTTGTTTGCTGTATCCTCTTTATACAGTCAGGTAGATATTCAATTATACGAGCAGTTTAACGGTAAATATGATTTTACTTTTGTAGGTAATACGCTCAACACCATACCAAACGGCGCCGGACTTGACTGTAGCATACTAACCTCATCTTCGGCAGAGCTTAACTTAAATCCGGATGACCAGATATTTAAGGCCTATCTTTATTGGGCAGGTTCAGGTACGGGTGATTTTGAAATACAGCTTAACGGACAGGACGTAGTGGCAACACGTACTTTCCCTGTGGTATTTGTTAGTACTTCCGATTTAATTCCCCGTGATTTTTTCAGTGCCTTTGCCGATGTAACCTCTTTAGTTCAAACCACAGGTAACGGTACCTATACGGTTTCTGAACTTGATCTTACCGATGTAATTAATAATGACGTCCCTCCTTCCTCTAACCTGTATTGCCAAAACGGGACAAACTTTGGAGGATGGGCCATTTTTGTTGTTTATGAAAATGACAACCTCCCCTTAAACCAGCTTAATCTTTATGACGGGTTACAGTTTGTACCCACATCTATAGACATTACTCTTCCCAGCCTTAATGTAATAGACAATATTGGGGCGAGCATAGGCTTTATTGCGTGGGAAGGCGACGCCAATATTGCTAACAACGAAGTACTATCCATTAATGGAAACGTACTTGGCAACCCACCGTTAAATCCCTCTAATAATGCCTTTAACGGCACTAACAGTGTTACCGGAGCCAGCGATATGTACAATATGGATCTTGATATTTACAATATCCAGAACATGATACAGATTGGTGATGAATCGGCAGAGATAAGCCTGCAGTCGGCACAGGATTTTGTAATGGTAAATGCCATTATAACCAAACTTAACAGCCAGCTGCCCGATGCTACTATTGAAGTTACCGATGTAAGGCAAGAGTGTAATTCTTTAAGTCTGGACGTAGATTATACGGTATACAATACAAACAGTACAGACCCGCTCCCGGCAGGAACTCCTATAGCCGTCTATGCTAATGGCATTTTGGTAGGGACTACACAAACACAAACAGAATTACCCATAGATGGTAATGAAAATGGCACTATTACCATAAATCTACCGCCGGATACTCCTGTTGATTTTGAACTGGTATTTGTTGTAGATGACAATGGTAACGGAACAGGAAGTATTACCGAAACCAACGAAAACAATAATTCCTTTACGGTTAACGTAACACGATGGGTATCTCCTCCCCTACAGCAGCCTGAAGACATAACTGTTTGTGAAACGGCTAATAACAGCGGTATAGGGATTTTTGATTTCTCGGCTTATGAAGAAGACCTTAAAAACTCGCCAACGGATATTGTTCGTTTCTATACATCACAAGATAATGCCAATAATGATATTGACCATATTACCAATCCGGAGAATTATACATCTAACGGACCGGCACAGGAAATTTTTGTTCGCCTGGAGGATGAACACGGGTGTTATACCATTGGCTCATTCTTTCTTTATGCAGTAGACTGCCTTTTCCCCGATGCAACCATAACAGCGTATGATGTGGTTAAAACCTGCGACTCGAGGATAATTGAAGTATCTTATACAGTTTATAATTTAGATAGTGACGATATACTGCCTGCCGGAACACCAATATCTATCTATGCAAACGGACAGTTTATAGAATATACCGAAACCTTAATGAACATACCTATAGGCGGTAGCGAAGAAGGAACAATAACACTTACCATTCCTGATGCCCTGCCTATGGATTTTGAGCTGACCTTTGTTGTGGATGATACAGGCGATGGCACAGGCATAATACAGGAAACAGACGAAACAAACAATACATATACTATCTCTGTATCTTTAGTAGCATCACCAACCATAACAGGACTGGAAGATATTATCTCCTGTAATGAAGGTTACGGATTGGGTACTTTTGATTTTTCTGATTACGCACAGTCATTAAAAAATGACCCTGACGATACAGTTAATTTCTATCTTACACAACAGGATGCAGAACAGGGTGTTAACCCTATAAATAACACTACAGGCTTTGTTACTACAACTAACCCTCAGGAAATTTTTGTTCGCTTAAATGATGAGTTCTGCTACACTATAGCATCATTTTTGTTGTATACAAAAAACTGTCCGCCGCAAACCTATAATTATGTTACCCCTAACGGCGATGGTATAAACGATACATTTTTTGTAAGAGGGCTTAGAAATATATTCCTCAATTTTAAAATGAAAATTTATAACCGTTGGGGAAGGCTTGTATGGGTAGGCGATCACAGTATGGAAGACTGGGACGGGGTTGCAACCGAAGAAAAAGTAGGTTCTGACAACAATACCGTACCGGTAGGCACTTATTATTTTGTGCTGGAACTGAACGATCCTGATTACCCTGAACCTATTGTGGGCTGGGTATATGTAAGCAAATAA